Proteins co-encoded in one Methylobacterium sp. WL1 genomic window:
- a CDS encoding ATP-binding protein, with translation MTSLETLMPLLERIATALERAAPPAQPAFDPNAADAFLWGPERRLTPVPQVARVEIGLLTGIDRARDTLIENTERFARGLPANNALLWGARGMGKSSLVKAAHAEINARRPEGARPMKLVEIHREDIEALPDLMALLRPDPHRWLVYCDDLSFDGDDTSYKSLKTALDGGIEGRPGNVLFYATSNRRHLLARDMVENERSTAINPGEAVEEKVSLSDRFGLWLGFHKCSQDEFLAMIRAYAERYGLDLPAERLRAEALEWATTRGSRSGRTAFQFIQDLAGRIGKVLD, from the coding sequence ATGACGAGCCTCGAGACCCTGATGCCGCTCCTGGAGCGGATCGCCACCGCCCTGGAGCGCGCCGCGCCGCCCGCCCAGCCGGCCTTCGACCCGAACGCCGCCGACGCTTTCCTGTGGGGACCGGAGCGGCGGCTCACCCCGGTGCCACAGGTGGCGCGGGTGGAGATCGGCCTGCTCACCGGCATCGACCGGGCGCGCGACACGCTGATCGAGAACACCGAGCGCTTCGCCCGCGGCCTGCCGGCCAACAACGCCCTGCTGTGGGGCGCCCGCGGCATGGGCAAGTCCTCGCTGGTCAAGGCGGCCCATGCCGAGATCAACGCCCGCCGTCCCGAGGGTGCGCGGCCGATGAAGCTGGTGGAGATCCACCGGGAGGATATCGAGGCCCTGCCCGACTTGATGGCCCTGCTGCGGCCCGACCCGCATCGCTGGCTGGTCTATTGCGACGACCTGTCCTTCGACGGCGACGACACCTCGTACAAGTCGCTCAAGACCGCGCTGGACGGCGGCATCGAGGGCCGGCCTGGGAACGTCCTGTTCTACGCCACCTCGAACCGCCGGCACCTGCTGGCCCGCGACATGGTCGAGAACGAGCGCTCCACGGCGATCAACCCCGGCGAGGCCGTGGAGGAGAAGGTCTCCCTCTCGGACCGGTTCGGCCTCTGGCTCGGCTTCCACAAATGCAGCCAGGACGAGTTCCTGGCGATGATCCGCGCCTATGCCGAGCGCTATGGCCTGGACCTGCCCGCGGAGCGCCTGCGCGCCGAGGCCCTGGAATGGGCCACCACCCGGGGCTCCCGCTCGGGCCGCACCGCCTTCCAGTTCATCCAGGACCTGGCCGGGCGGATAGGGAAGGTGCTGGATTGA
- a CDS encoding OsmC family protein, translating to MDAGPTIRITQVGAYVFSVDFGAGLPGLLTDEAPPVGGGTGPIPEQLLASGVANCLCASLVFALGKFRQDAQGVAAEATCRMARNPEGRLRIGGIDVRIRLGAAAEAMPRIDRVLEQFERFCTVSESVKAGIPVAVSVEDADGARLA from the coding sequence ATGGATGCGGGACCGACGATCCGGATCACCCAGGTCGGGGCTTACGTCTTCTCCGTCGATTTCGGTGCGGGCCTTCCGGGCCTCCTCACCGACGAGGCGCCCCCGGTCGGCGGCGGCACAGGTCCGATCCCCGAGCAGCTGCTGGCATCGGGCGTAGCGAACTGCCTTTGCGCCAGCCTGGTCTTCGCCCTCGGCAAGTTCCGGCAGGACGCGCAGGGCGTCGCCGCCGAGGCGACCTGCCGGATGGCACGCAACCCGGAGGGCCGCCTGCGGATCGGCGGGATCGACGTGCGCATCCGGCTGGGGGCCGCGGCCGAGGCCATGCCCCGGATCGACCGGGTGCTGGAGCAGTTCGAACGCTTCTGCACGGTCTCGGAGAGCGTGAAGGCCGGGATCCCGGTGGCGGTCTCGGTGGAGGATGCCGACGGGGCGCGGCTCGCATGA
- a CDS encoding nuclear transport factor 2 family protein — MAHDHRHAATEPAALAQLFNERANAGDVEGLVALYEPDAVLAAGRVVATGHAEIRAFYTDLLARKSDFPAPETLEPVRNGALALTFARLPNGALSVEVARAQPDGTWLWAIDQLKIAPPKA, encoded by the coding sequence GTGGCCCACGATCACCGACACGCTGCCACCGAGCCGGCGGCGCTGGCCCAGCTCTTCAACGAGCGGGCCAATGCCGGCGATGTCGAGGGCCTGGTGGCGCTCTACGAGCCTGACGCGGTGCTGGCCGCCGGCCGCGTCGTGGCCACGGGTCATGCCGAGATCCGGGCCTTCTACACGGACCTGCTGGCGCGCAAGTCCGACTTCCCGGCCCCCGAGACGCTGGAGCCCGTGCGCAACGGCGCCCTCGCGTTGACCTTCGCCCGGCTGCCCAACGGCGCGCTGTCCGTGGAGGTCGCCCGCGCGCAGCCGGACGGCACCTGGCTCTGGGCGATCGACCAGCTGAAGATCGCGCCCCCGAAGGCGTGA
- the serS gene encoding serine--tRNA ligase — translation MHDIRAIRDNPDAFDRDLARRGLTPLSSALIGLDEARKSAVSAAQANQERRNALAKEIGGAKKAKDEARAADLMAEVAALKSAEADLKAAQDRADAALSEKLAAIPNRPKSDVPDGADEHGNVVYRSHASTRERLTEGREHFELGEASGLMDFESAAKLSGSRFVVLKGQLARLERALGQFMLDLHTQEHGYLEVAPPVLVRDAAMFGTAQLPKFEDDQFSVFKGLDAPKAQEIGVTPGDQDEAGRSTSEKFWLIPTAEVPLTNLVRESILREEELPLRFTALTPCFRAEAGAAGRDTRGMLRQHQFNKVEMVSITTPEESDNEHERMLTCAEAVLKKLDLPYRVMTLCTGDMGFASQKTYDIEVWVPGQRTHREISSCSVCGPFQARRMNARYRGKDGKPAYVHTLNGSGVAVGRALIAVMENYQNPDGSITIPSVLHPYMGGLNRIEGAR, via the coding sequence ATGCACGACATCCGCGCCATCCGGGACAACCCGGACGCCTTTGACCGCGACCTCGCCCGCCGGGGCCTCACGCCGCTCTCGTCCGCGCTGATCGGCCTCGACGAGGCCCGCAAGTCCGCGGTCTCGGCGGCCCAGGCCAACCAGGAGCGGCGCAACGCGCTCGCCAAGGAGATCGGCGGCGCCAAGAAGGCCAAGGACGAGGCGCGCGCGGCCGACCTGATGGCCGAGGTCGCCGCGCTCAAAAGCGCCGAGGCCGACTTGAAGGCGGCGCAGGACCGGGCCGACGCGGCGCTGTCCGAAAAACTCGCCGCGATCCCGAACCGGCCCAAGTCCGACGTGCCGGACGGCGCCGACGAGCACGGCAACGTGGTCTACCGCAGCCACGCCTCGACCCGCGAGCGGCTGACCGAAGGCCGCGAGCATTTCGAGCTCGGCGAGGCCAGCGGGCTGATGGATTTCGAATCCGCCGCCAAGCTCTCCGGCTCGCGCTTCGTGGTGCTGAAGGGCCAGCTCGCCCGGCTGGAACGCGCGCTCGGCCAGTTTATGCTCGACCTGCACACGCAGGAGCACGGGTACTTGGAGGTGGCGCCGCCGGTACTGGTGCGGGACGCCGCGATGTTCGGCACCGCGCAGCTGCCGAAATTCGAGGATGATCAGTTCTCGGTCTTCAAGGGTCTCGATGCCCCGAAGGCGCAGGAGATCGGCGTGACCCCGGGAGATCAGGACGAGGCCGGCCGGAGCACGTCTGAAAAATTCTGGCTCATCCCCACCGCGGAGGTGCCGCTGACCAACCTCGTCCGCGAATCCATCCTGCGCGAAGAGGAATTGCCCCTGCGCTTCACCGCGCTCACGCCCTGCTTCCGGGCCGAGGCCGGTGCGGCGGGGCGGGATACCCGCGGCATGCTGCGCCAGCACCAGTTCAACAAGGTCGAGATGGTCTCGATCACCACACCGGAGGAATCCGACAACGAGCACGAGCGCATGCTCACCTGCGCGGAGGCGGTCCTGAAGAAACTCGATCTGCCCTACCGGGTGATGACGCTCTGCACCGGCGACATGGGCTTCGCGTCCCAGAAGACCTACGACATCGAGGTCTGGGTGCCCGGCCAGCGCACCCACCGCGAGATCTCGTCGTGCTCGGTGTGCGGCCCGTTCCAGGCCCGCCGGATGAACGCCCGCTACCGGGGCAAGGACGGCAAGCCGGCCTATGTCCACACGCTGAACGGCTCGGGGGTGGCGGTCGGCCGCGCCCTCATCGCCGTGATGGAGAACTACCAGAACCCGGACGGGAGCATCACGATCCCGTCGGTGCTCCACCCCTACATGGGCGGGCTCAACCGGATCGAAGGGGCCCGCTGA
- the surE gene encoding 5'/3'-nucleotidase SurE: MRILVTNDDGIHAPGLATLEEIARELSDDVWVVAPESDQSGVSHSLSLNDPLRLRQVSEQRFAVKGTPSDCVILGVRHILGEHGPDLVLSGVNRGQNVAEDVTYSGTIAAAMEGTILGIRSIALSQAYGAGGRTNLKWDCAREHGPKVIRKILETGIEPGILINVNFPDCEPADVQGIAVAAQGFRNQALLSIDARMDGRGNPYFWLAFAKARFEPGHGSDLKAIAEKKISVTPLRLDLTDEPTLTRFAQAFSA, from the coding sequence ATGCGCATCCTAGTCACCAACGACGACGGCATCCACGCGCCGGGGCTCGCCACCCTGGAGGAGATCGCCCGGGAGCTGTCCGACGACGTCTGGGTGGTCGCGCCCGAGAGCGACCAATCCGGCGTCTCGCACTCGCTGTCGCTGAACGACCCGCTGCGCCTGCGGCAGGTCTCGGAGCAGCGCTTCGCCGTGAAGGGCACGCCGTCCGACTGCGTGATCCTGGGCGTGCGCCACATTCTCGGCGAGCACGGGCCGGATCTCGTCCTGTCGGGGGTCAACCGCGGCCAGAACGTCGCCGAGGACGTGACCTATTCGGGCACGATCGCGGCCGCCATGGAGGGCACGATCCTCGGCATCCGCTCGATCGCCCTGAGCCAGGCCTACGGCGCGGGCGGGCGGACCAATCTCAAGTGGGATTGCGCCCGCGAGCACGGGCCGAAGGTGATCCGCAAGATCCTCGAGACCGGCATTGAGCCCGGCATCCTGATCAACGTGAATTTTCCGGACTGCGAACCGGCCGACGTGCAGGGCATTGCGGTGGCCGCGCAGGGCTTCCGCAACCAGGCGCTGCTGTCGATCGATGCAAGGATGGACGGGCGCGGCAACCCGTATTTCTGGCTGGCCTTCGCCAAGGCCCGGTTCGAGCCGGGCCACGGCTCGGACCTGAAGGCGATCGCCGAGAAGAAGATCTCGGTGACGCCCCTGCGCCTGGACCTCACGGACGAGCCGACGCTCACCCGCTTTGCGCAGGCCTTCTCGGCGTGA
- a CDS encoding methyltransferase domain-containing protein, with product MIDLGSLEEAAGNAAFVMALRGRGMRDTAILRAMEQVPREPFAPEAHRAQARRDLALPLPCGASMTAPTQVAQMLALLRIEPGLRVLEIGTGSGYVTALLARLGAGAVLSLERYATLAHEAAARLAAQSEVHVVQADGLAPELPDGGFDRILVHGSVDAIPSHWRAALEPGGRLVTGLSREGRCRIATLATPDADPELGPPIRLAGLVPGLARVL from the coding sequence GTGATCGACCTGGGCAGCCTCGAGGAGGCTGCCGGCAACGCGGCCTTCGTCATGGCGCTCCGCGGCCGGGGGATGCGGGACACCGCGATCCTGCGGGCCATGGAGCAGGTCCCGCGAGAGCCGTTCGCCCCCGAGGCCCACCGCGCCCAGGCTCGGCGCGACCTCGCCCTGCCGCTGCCCTGCGGCGCCTCCATGACGGCGCCCACGCAGGTGGCCCAGATGCTGGCGCTGCTGCGGATCGAACCCGGTCTCCGTGTCCTGGAGATCGGCACCGGCTCAGGGTACGTCACGGCGCTGCTCGCCCGGCTCGGGGCCGGCGCCGTCCTCAGCCTGGAGCGCTACGCGACGCTCGCCCATGAGGCTGCCGCGCGGCTCGCCGCCCAGTCCGAGGTGCACGTCGTCCAGGCCGACGGCCTCGCCCCGGAGCTGCCGGACGGCGGCTTCGACCGCATCCTGGTCCATGGCAGCGTCGACGCCATCCCGTCGCACTGGCGCGCGGCCCTCGAACCGGGCGGGCGCCTGGTGACGGGCCTCAGCCGAGAGGGCCGGTGCCGGATCGCGACGCTGGCGACGCCCGATGCGGACCCGGAACTCGGGCCACCGATACGTTTGGCGGGGCTGGTGCCGGGCTTGGCGCGGGTGCTGTGA
- a CDS encoding DUF4926 domain-containing protein — MSVDAFYSVRREEPQSDLRDLDRVALRAHAITDDDVTMEPGTEGTIVGIWRDGEACDVEFAHPMGALATVEASDLRLVKRGPA, encoded by the coding sequence ATGTCGGTCGACGCATTCTACAGCGTCAGGCGCGAGGAGCCGCAGTCGGACCTTCGAGACCTCGACCGAGTGGCGCTGAGGGCGCATGCGATAACTGACGACGACGTGACAATGGAGCCCGGCACCGAGGGAACGATCGTCGGAATCTGGCGGGACGGGGAAGCCTGCGACGTCGAGTTTGCGCATCCGATGGGCGCCCTCGCGACGGTCGAGGCCAGCGACCTCCGCCTCGTGAAGCGCGGGCCGGCTTGA
- a CDS encoding DUF6883 domain-containing protein yields the protein MGGGPKARIFKRSGFGMHDPLTSSAALLDHPADTTFVAETMSGRGDVRVIFAGPLLTPDGRNPRVRTVWRLDAARNACFVTAVPLTQIPA from the coding sequence ATCGGAGGGGGTCCGAAAGCACGCATCTTCAAGCGCTCCGGATTCGGGATGCACGATCCCCTGACGTCCTCAGCCGCCCTCCTCGATCACCCGGCGGACACCACCTTCGTGGCGGAGACGATGTCTGGGCGCGGCGACGTGAGAGTGATCTTCGCGGGGCCTCTCCTCACGCCCGATGGACGCAATCCGCGGGTGCGCACGGTGTGGCGCCTCGATGCCGCGCGCAACGCTTGCTTCGTCACGGCCGTGCCTCTGACCCAAATCCCTGCCTGA